From Oncorhynchus mykiss isolate Arlee chromosome 6, USDA_OmykA_1.1, whole genome shotgun sequence, the proteins below share one genomic window:
- the LOC110526214 gene encoding CD59 glycoprotein encodes MNNYSGICLVFCFAIFGLGSAIRCVKCKDYTGSCTKTQDCSYEDACLTLTERGGQTYRQCVKYSDCDYNRLAQMFPAVPNFYFNCCTGDLCNGATSIGTGKPLLGLLASLAVMWWCMH; translated from the exons ATGAACAATTATTCTGGGATATGCTTAGTGTTCTGTTTTGCAATATTTGGATTGG GATCTGCCATCCGCTGTGTCAAATGCAAGGATTACACAGGGAGCTGCACAAAAACACAGGACTGCAGTTATGAGGATGCCTGCCTGACACTGACTGAGAGAG GGGGACAGACGTATCGGCAGTGCGTCAAGTACTCTGACTGCGACTACAATCGACTGGCCCAGATGTTCCCAGCTGTACCAAACTTCTACTTCAACTGTTGCACCGGTGATCTATGCAACGGAGCCACATCCATTGGCACTGGCAAGCCCTTGCTGGGCCTTCTTGCCTCATTGGCAGTGATGTGGTGGTGCATGCACTAA
- the aplnr2 gene encoding apelin receptor 2 translates to MSESELMPSASPSPPPFHQCDYREWRPTWVIIPSVYLLVFVLGSLGNGLVLWSYLDRPEGKPAGVGTCTNRRLQQSGRSSTPKLSDSSRSLTDSLIASLAAADLAFVVTLPLWAAHTALDYHWPFGKPLCQVSSYLVALNMYASVFSLTVLSMERYWVIAGRRRSSRAQGSGACRAAWVVGSVWVVAGILALPALLLRTVREVDVGGQYEEDWQTAEEEEPSDHDHMPMFISSCMMDYSGLISAELEEDDREQAELLWTAALGLKSTLVGFLLPLIILLICYCSLGRLLSRHFGQGPRPDRRRQRRLLRVIVTLVLAFFLCWLPFHANKTLSMLVDLELLPYSCPFDRTLVAAHPYATCLGYVNSCLNPLLYACCDVAFRKRCRALLQWLWCRGRCGSPMTVNDDDNREQASRSSAIPSGTRKETGDGIEGKDDVRHGRD, encoded by the coding sequence ATGTCGGAATCTGAGCTTATGCCCTCAGCATCCCCCTCTCCGCCCCCGTTTCACCAGTGTGACTACAGAGAATGGAGACCCACATGGGTTATCATACCCTCAGTCTATCTCCTGGTATTTGTTTTGGGCTCCCTGGGAAATGGGCTTGTCCTCTGGTCATACCTGGATCGACCTGAGGGTAAACCAGCCGGCGTGGGGACCTGCACCAATCGGCGTCTTCAGCAATCTGGAAGGAGTTCTACCCCCAAGTTGTCTGACTCCTCCCGTTCCCTTACTGACTCACTCATTGCCAGCCTGGCAGCAGCAGACCTGGCTTTTGTGGTAACCCTGCCCTTGTGGGCAGCCCACACAGCGCTAGACTACCACTGGCCCTTTGGCAAGCCTCTTTGCCAAGTCAGCAGCTATTTAGTGGCCCTCAACATGTATGCTAGTGTGTTCTCCCTTACGGTCCTGAGCATGGAGCGTTACTGGGTTATTGCTGGCCGACGGCGGTCCAGTAGGGCCCAGGGGAGTGGAGCCTGCCGAGCTGCTTGGGTAGTGGGGAGCGTTTGGGTGGTGGCAGGTATCCTTGCTCTTCCTGCGCTGCTACTGAGGACTGTAAGGGAGGTGGATGTAGGGGGTCAGTATGAAGAAGACTGGCAGACAGCTGAGGAAGAGGAACCCTCGGATCATGATCACATGCCCATGTTCATATCTTCCTGTATGATGGACTACTCTGGTCTGATCTCAGCAGAGCTGGAGGAAGATGACAGGGAGCAGGCAGAGCTACTGTGGACGGCGGCTCTAGGACTTAAATCCACCTTGGTTGGCTTTCTGTTGCCTCTGATCATCTTATTGATATGTTACTGCTCCCTAGGCCGCCTCCTCAGCCGCCATTTTGGACAGGGCCCACGCCCCGACCGCCGACGCCAACGCCGCCTTTTGCGAGTTATAGTCACCTTAGTGCTAGCCTTCTTCCTCTGCTGGCTTCCCTTTCATGCCAACAAAACACTTTCCATGCTCGTGGATTTAGAGCTGCTGCCCTACTCCTGCCCATTTGACCGGACTCTGGTTGCGGCTCACCCCTATGCTACCTGTCTAGGGTATGTCAATAGTTGCCTCAACCCCCTTCTATATGCTTGTTGTGATGTGGCCTTTCGGAAGCGCTGCCGGGCCTTACTGCAGTGGTTGTGGTGCAGGGGTAGGTGTGGGAGTCCAATGACAGTAAATGATGATGACAATAGGGAACAAGCCAGCCGGAGTTCTGCAATTCCTTCTGGAACACGCAAGGAAACAGGAGATGGAATTGAGGGGAAGGATGACGTGAGGCATGGCAGAGACTGA